The genomic window TTTTCCAGATAAAGCCTTATCGTCTTTCATTCTCCATTTTGATGCAGCAGACGACCACCAATTCACACTTCTACCTTGAAAATGAAACGGTCCTTCGAAACTTAGTGCATCAAAGAATGAATGGGTTTCTTCCTTTTGCCAAATTCTTACATAATCTATGATAAACTCAGCAGGTTGTTCTAAATCTGCTTGATTTGGCAGTCCATACCAAGAGAATACTTCGGAATCCAACCAAATTTCTTGAGGGTAATCGTATTTCCACTGATCTTTTGCTTCTAACTCTTCTTTAGTCACAGATTTGATTAAATGACCATTGAAATAGATCTTCATAAAGTTTTTATCCCATTCAAAACCGTAAATAAAGAAATCACTTGCTAAACGCTCTTTCATTACTTCTTCTACCTTCCATTCTTCATGATCGGCGGCTCTGTCTGGATCCCAACTAATCAGGTTGGTTCTGTATTTATATTCTAAATTTTCTGGAGTATTCTCAGGATTACCAATGGGTCTTTTTCCATAGTTCTCGACCATGTCAATTTCACTATGATAACCCGTCGTCCAAAATGCAGAGGTTACTGGAGCATCGGCTATTTTACATTTGATTTCCATATAACCATACTGAAAGAAAGTTTCACTCATAATACAAGCTTGAGTGATAGGTTTACTTAAATCAGCCGCTGTAGATGAACCACCATAATAAACATCGTCATTCTTTTCAGGAGCAAAATCGAATGTTGGCTCCCACTGACTTCTTAAAATCAAATGACCATCTTTAACTATTACATTGTGAGGAGCAAACTGACCAGGGGCTCTACCTTTCCATTTTGTTCGGTAATCGTTATTCTCACCTAAAATCCACCACTTCGTTTTATTTAACTCTGTTCCATTAAAT from Flammeovirga yaeyamensis includes these protein-coding regions:
- a CDS encoding T9SS type A sorting domain-containing protein, with the protein product MRFLFLGIIALLSIQPTFAQINPVSDPENADGWILNKWASDEFNGTELNKTKWWILGENNDYRTKWKGRAPGQFAPHNVIVKDGHLILRSQWEPTFDFAPEKNDDVYYGGSSTAADLSKPITQACIMSETFFQYGYMEIKCKIADAPVTSAFWTTGYHSEIDMVENYGKRPIGNPENTPENLEYKYRTNLISWDPDRAADHEEWKVEEVMKERLASDFFIYGFEWDKNFMKIYFNGHLIKSVTKEELEAKDQWKYDYPQEIWLDSEVFSWYGLPNQADLEQPAEFIIDYVRIWQKEETHSFFDALSFEGPFHFQGRSVNWWSSAASKWRMKDDKALSGKFSLRYENQAPYSGNYSVFSPYGSINLPAGDNELTFHLFIDENTTVDNIEFVFNNPWLVKVVDISALEKGKWVEVKVPFNRSFDSNPSLINGDRLQIRIQSSDIKSDNALLFIDDISFLNDNQGDFPEYPFPDDEYPEQEYPDNDHPTDLGSNSKVDWKVYPNPTSDIYSVESLINGSLKLFDLSGALLHTVQKEKGIIKIDVKDLPKGIYVLAFETLNEVVTKKVVKE